The following proteins are co-located in the Eleginops maclovinus isolate JMC-PN-2008 ecotype Puerto Natales chromosome 23, JC_Emac_rtc_rv5, whole genome shotgun sequence genome:
- the gpx3 gene encoding glutathione peroxidase 3: protein MMQPLLPLLLLGLLRPFTAGCPLTQQCESTDGDIYRYQAKTLNDSRTVNFSDYRGTSVLFINVATYUGFTFQYVELNALHEEMKALGLTIFGFPCNQFGKQEPGQKHEILPGLKHVRPGNGFVPNFLMFEKGDVNGKDEQEVFTFLKKSCPPVGDLLGDPSRLFWEPMKLTDIKWNFEKFLVGPDGKPVMRWHPSIGISQVRADVRKHLLLQLYTQQRSN from the exons ATGATGCAGCCCTTATtaccgctgctgctgctcggaTTGCTGCGGCCATTCACCGCTGGATGCCCACTGACACAG CAGTGTGAATCAACAGATGGGGATATTTACAGATACCAGGCCAAGACTCTAAACGACAGTCGCACTGTGAACTTCAGCGACTACAGGGGCACTAGTGTCCTCTTCATCAACGTGGCCACCTACTGAGGTTTCACCTTCCAGTATGTGG AACTGAATGCACTTCACGAAGAGATGAAAGCTCTTGGACTCACCATTTTCGGCTTCCCCTGCAACCAGTTTGGGAAGCAGGAACCAGGGCAAAAACATGAAATTCTGCCAGGTCTAAA GCATGTTAGACCAGGCAATGGATTTGTTCCAAACTTCCTGATGTTTGAGAAAGGTGACGTGAACGGAAAAGACGAGCAAGAGGTTTTCACATTCCTTAAG AAATCCTGCCCTCCTGTAGGAGACCTGTTGGGCGACCCAAGTAGGTTGTTCTGGGAGCCCATGAAGCTGACGGACATCAAGTGGAACTTTGAAAAGTTTCTGGTGGGCCCAGACGGGAAGCCAGTGATGAGGTGGCACCCAAGTATCGGCATTTCTCAGGTCCGAGCTGACGTCCGCAAACATCTGCTCCTGCAACtatacacacagcagaggtcaAATTAG
- the tnip1 gene encoding TNFAIP3-interacting protein 1 isoform X3 translates to MEGKGPYRIYDPGGSEVKAREEAGGGSSYRQLLEENSMLRERMKGLKSLGDLLEESQSEASRLRQRVEELVRDNEALKSSSFAASLCMGGPIQTETQKQREEQASCLGKALQPEKPNEVSAEFEVLNVDGKTSEALTAGLVAGVIPVLPQENIELASQLKRLESSFSIFAEESNPNQLLAHLGRMAVEFHHLSSKVQKNEQRTSLLQTLCEQLRQENNELRKKMEEDHHIRNQDLEQLRQENQKLKELVTGGAAASTTAPPDTEAPEAKEEPVKEESAAVRPKMEATTPQKSGKAAEKTPTKPCDVEVYEKKIKLLEKQRKDVLEVNKQWDIQWNSMKSQFEQKITDLRQRLAESQKTVLELEAEREQRQRDYDKKLLLAKSKIENVQGEKECLNSETTELKQKVRYLQDQLLPLSKQREYQEKEIQRLNRALEEALNLHTPSSSQKPPGQGNFADAANNLKKQELLTQIAVLKEQVKIFEEDFRKERSDRERMNEEKEDLRRQVERLQGQITNLTNQLHQAQNECQRERTERCKLERLQMQHHKQGFPWQSSFPQPRGARAVGESSRPPPENADQSAAAAAAAAAAASAAAATATGFGKRERQNIDPGKH, encoded by the exons ATGGAAGGGAAAGGCCCGTACCGCATCTATGATCCAGGCGGGAGTGAGGTTAAGGCCAGGGAGGAGGCCGGAGGGGGCAGCAGCTATCGACAGCTACTGGAGGAGAACAGCATGCTGAGGGAGAGGATGAAGGGACTTAAGAGTCTAG GTGATTTGCTGGAAGAGTCTCAATCAGAGGCATCAAGGCTCCGGCAGCGAGTGGAGGAACTTGTGAGAGACAACGAGGCCCTGAAGTCCTCCAGCTTTGCTGCCAGTCTTTGTATGGGAGGACCCATTCAGACTGAGACGCAAA AGCAAAGGGAGGAGCAAGCAAGCTGTTTAGGGAAGGCCCTACAACCAGAGAAGCCTAAT GAGGTTTCGGCGGAATTTGAGGTTTTGAATGTAGATGGAAAGACTTCAGAAGCCTTGACT GCTGGGTTGGTGGCAGGAGTAATCCCCGTCCTGCCTCAGGAGAACATAGAGCTAGCCAGCCAGCTTAAGAGACTAGAGAGCTCCTTCAGCATATTCGCCGAGGAGTCCAACCCGAACCAGCTCCTAGCTCACCTCGGTCGCATGGCTGTGGAGTTTCACCATCTTTCCTCTAAGGTCCAGAAGAATGAACAGAGGACTTCCCTCCTACAG ACTCTATGTGAGCAGCTCAGACAGGAGAACAATGAGCTTCGAAAGAAAATGGAAGAGGATCATCACATCAGGAATCAAGACTTGGAACAGCTGAG ACAGGAGAATCAGAAACTTAAGGAGCTGGTCACAGGAGGAGCGGCGGCATCAACCACAGCGCCACCTGACACCGAAGCTCCTGAGGCCAAAGAGGAGCCTGTGAAGGAAGAATCGGCCGCTGTAAGACCCAAGATGGAGGCCACCACACCGCAGAAG AGTGgaaaagctgcagagaaaacCCCAACTAAGCCTTGTGATGTCGAGGTGTATGAAAAGAAGATCAAGCTTTTGGAGAAGCAGAGAAAGGAT GTACTGGAGGTGAACAAGCAGTGGGACATTCAGTGGAACTCCATGAAGTCACAGTTTGAACAGAAG ATCACTGACCTCAGACAACGGCTGGCTGAGTCCCAGAAAACTGTGCTCGAGCTGGAGGCAGAGCGAGAGCAAAGGCAGCGCGACTACGACaagaagctgctgctggccaagTCCAAGATTGAAAATGTGCAG GGGGAGAAAGAATGCCTCAACTCTGAGACCACTGAGCTTAAGCAGAAGGTTCGCTACCTGCAGGATCAGCTGCTGCCGCTCAGCAAACAGAGGGAGTACCAGGAGAAGGAGATCCAACGCCTCAACAGG GCTTTAGAGGAAGCCTTAAACCTGCACACCCCTTCATCCTCCCAAAAACCACCTGGTCAGGGTAACTTTGCCGATGCAGCCAATAACCTGAAGAAACAGGAACTGCTCACTCAAATTGCTGTACTAAAGGAACAG GTGAAGATCTTTGAAGAAGACTTCAGGAAAGAGAGAAGTGACAGGGAGCGAATGAATGAGGAAAAAGAGGACTTAAGGCGGCAAGTTGAGAGACTCCAGGGTCAGATCACTAATTTGACCAATCAG CTTCACCAGGCACAGAACGAGTGTCAGAGAGAACGTACGGAGAGATGTAAGCTGGAGAGACTGCAGATGCAGCATCACAAACAG GGTTTTCCTTGGCAATCGTCATTCCCACAGCCCAGAGGGGCGAGAGCAGTAGGAGAAAGTTCAAGACCACCACCAGAAAATGCAG ATCAGTCCGCAgcggcggcggcagcagcagcagcagcagcatcagcagcagcagcgacagCAACGGGATTTGGAAAAAGGGAGCGACAGAACATTGACCCTGGAAAGCACTAA
- the dctn4 gene encoding dynactin subunit 4 isoform X2 translates to MASLLQPDRVVYLVRGEKRIRAPLSQLYFCRYCSELRSLECVSHEVDSHYCPSCLENMPSAEAKLKKNRCANCFDCPCCMHTLSTRATNIPAPLPDDPTKTAMKKAYYLACGFCRWTSRDVGMADKSVASGGWQEPENPYTQRINKLIEYYQQLAHREKQDRDRKKLARRRQCMPLAFSEKYGLGTRLQRQRSGAPISSLSGLTLKEGEDQKEITIEPAQALDEVEPLPEDCYTRPISLPEVTTLRQRLLQPDFQPAGASQLHPRHKHLLMKRSLRCRKCEHNLSKPEFNPTSIKFKIQLVAVSYIPEVRIMSIPNLRTMKESQVLLTLTNPVENITHVTLAACEDEDPDDINSTAKVMVPGKELVLAGKDAAAEYDELAEPQDFQDDPDVVAFRKSNKIGFFIKVIPQKEEDGDVTVSFKIRHDFRNLAAPVRPSEEGAEIPAEAIWLTHHVELSLGPLAP, encoded by the exons ATGGCGTCCCTTCTACAGCCAGATAGAGTTGTCTATCTGGTTCGTGGAGAGAAAAGGATCAGAGCCCCTTTATCCCAACTATATTTTTGTCGTTACTGTAGCGAGCTACGGTCTCTGGAATGTGTGTCTCACGAG GTGGACTCCCACTATTGTCCAAGCTGTCTGGAGAACATGCCATCTGCAGAGGCCAAACTTAAGAAGAATAG GTGTGCAAATTGTTTTGATTGCCCATgttgcatgcacacactgtcTACTCGGGCCACCAACATCCCAGCTCCTCTGCCTGATGATCCCACCAAGACGGCCATGAAGAAGGCCTACTACCTGGCCTGTGGCTTCTGTCGCTGGACCTCCAGGGACGTGGGGATGGCTGACAAATCAGTTG CCAGTGGTGGATGGCAGGAGCCAGAAAACCCTTATACTCAGCGG ATCAACAAGCTGATCGAGTATTACCAGCAGCTGGCTCACAGAGAGAAGCAGGATAGAGATCGGAAGAAGCTGGCCCGGAGACGACAGTGCATGCCTCTGGCCTTCTCG GAAAAATATGGCCTTGGAACTAGACTTCAGAGGCAGAGGTCTGGAGCCCCCATATCAAGCCTGTCCGGCCTTAC CCTTAAAGAGGGTGAAGACCAGAAGGAGATCACCATCGAACCTGCACAGGCCCTGGATGAAGTGGAGCCCCTGCCTGAAGACTGTTATACCAGGCCCATCAGCTTACCAGAGG TCACCACGCTGCGCCAGCGTCTTCTGCAGCCGGACTTCCAGCCTGCAGGAGCGTCTCAGCTCCACCCAAGACACAAGCACCTGCTGATGAAGCGCTCACTGCGCTGCAGG AAATGTGAGCACAACTTGAGCAAGCCAGAGTTTAATCCTACTTCAATCAAGTTTAAAATCCAGCTGGTGGCTGT GAGTTACATCCCTGAAGTGAGAATTATGTCCATTCCAAACCTCCGGACCATGAAG GAGAGCCAAGTGCTGCTGACCTTGACCAACCCTGTGGAGAACATCACGCACGTCACACTGGCTGCTTGTGAGGACGAGGATCCTGACGATATCAACAGCACTGCTAAG gttATGGTACCCGGCAAAGAACTGGTGTTGGCGGGAAAGGATGCTGCCGCTGAATACGATGAGCTGGCTGAACCTCAAGACTTCCAGGATGACCCAGA TGTCGTTGCCTTCAGGAAATCCAACAAGATTGGTTTCTTCATCAAAGTGATCCCCCAGAAAGAGGAGGACGGGGACGTCACCGTTTCATTTAAGATCCGACACGACTTCCGCAACCTCGCGGCACCCGTCAGGCCGAGCGAAGAGGGGGCTGAAATCCCTGCTGAGGCAATTTGGCTCACTCACCACGTGGAGCTGAGCTTGGGACCGCTCGCTCCCTGA
- the dctn4 gene encoding dynactin subunit 4 isoform X1 → MASLLQPDRVVYLVRGEKRIRAPLSQLYFCRYCSELRSLECVSHEVDSHYCPSCLENMPSAEAKLKKNRCANCFDCPCCMHTLSTRATNIPAPLPDDPTKTAMKKAYYLACGFCRWTSRDVGMADKSVASGGWQEPENPYTQRINKLIEYYQQLAHREKQDRDRKKLARRRQCMPLAFSQHTIHVVEKYGLGTRLQRQRSGAPISSLSGLTLKEGEDQKEITIEPAQALDEVEPLPEDCYTRPISLPEVTTLRQRLLQPDFQPAGASQLHPRHKHLLMKRSLRCRKCEHNLSKPEFNPTSIKFKIQLVAVSYIPEVRIMSIPNLRTMKESQVLLTLTNPVENITHVTLAACEDEDPDDINSTAKVMVPGKELVLAGKDAAAEYDELAEPQDFQDDPDVVAFRKSNKIGFFIKVIPQKEEDGDVTVSFKIRHDFRNLAAPVRPSEEGAEIPAEAIWLTHHVELSLGPLAP, encoded by the exons ATGGCGTCCCTTCTACAGCCAGATAGAGTTGTCTATCTGGTTCGTGGAGAGAAAAGGATCAGAGCCCCTTTATCCCAACTATATTTTTGTCGTTACTGTAGCGAGCTACGGTCTCTGGAATGTGTGTCTCACGAG GTGGACTCCCACTATTGTCCAAGCTGTCTGGAGAACATGCCATCTGCAGAGGCCAAACTTAAGAAGAATAG GTGTGCAAATTGTTTTGATTGCCCATgttgcatgcacacactgtcTACTCGGGCCACCAACATCCCAGCTCCTCTGCCTGATGATCCCACCAAGACGGCCATGAAGAAGGCCTACTACCTGGCCTGTGGCTTCTGTCGCTGGACCTCCAGGGACGTGGGGATGGCTGACAAATCAGTTG CCAGTGGTGGATGGCAGGAGCCAGAAAACCCTTATACTCAGCGG ATCAACAAGCTGATCGAGTATTACCAGCAGCTGGCTCACAGAGAGAAGCAGGATAGAGATCGGAAGAAGCTGGCCCGGAGACGACAGTGCATGCCTCTGGCCTTCTCG CAACACACTATTCATGTGGTg GAAAAATATGGCCTTGGAACTAGACTTCAGAGGCAGAGGTCTGGAGCCCCCATATCAAGCCTGTCCGGCCTTAC CCTTAAAGAGGGTGAAGACCAGAAGGAGATCACCATCGAACCTGCACAGGCCCTGGATGAAGTGGAGCCCCTGCCTGAAGACTGTTATACCAGGCCCATCAGCTTACCAGAGG TCACCACGCTGCGCCAGCGTCTTCTGCAGCCGGACTTCCAGCCTGCAGGAGCGTCTCAGCTCCACCCAAGACACAAGCACCTGCTGATGAAGCGCTCACTGCGCTGCAGG AAATGTGAGCACAACTTGAGCAAGCCAGAGTTTAATCCTACTTCAATCAAGTTTAAAATCCAGCTGGTGGCTGT GAGTTACATCCCTGAAGTGAGAATTATGTCCATTCCAAACCTCCGGACCATGAAG GAGAGCCAAGTGCTGCTGACCTTGACCAACCCTGTGGAGAACATCACGCACGTCACACTGGCTGCTTGTGAGGACGAGGATCCTGACGATATCAACAGCACTGCTAAG gttATGGTACCCGGCAAAGAACTGGTGTTGGCGGGAAAGGATGCTGCCGCTGAATACGATGAGCTGGCTGAACCTCAAGACTTCCAGGATGACCCAGA TGTCGTTGCCTTCAGGAAATCCAACAAGATTGGTTTCTTCATCAAAGTGATCCCCCAGAAAGAGGAGGACGGGGACGTCACCGTTTCATTTAAGATCCGACACGACTTCCGCAACCTCGCGGCACCCGTCAGGCCGAGCGAAGAGGGGGCTGAAATCCCTGCTGAGGCAATTTGGCTCACTCACCACGTGGAGCTGAGCTTGGGACCGCTCGCTCCCTGA
- the tnip1 gene encoding TNFAIP3-interacting protein 1 isoform X1, producing MEGKGPYRIYDPGGSEVKAREEAGGGSSYRQLLEENSMLRERMKGLKSLGDLLEESQSEASRLRQRVEELVRDNEALKSSSFAASLCMGGPIQTETQKQREEQASCLGKALQPEKPNEVSAEFEVLNVDGKTSEALTAGLVAGVIPVLPQENIELASQLKRLESSFSIFAEESNPNQLLAHLGRMAVEFHHLSSKVQKNEQRTSLLQTLCEQLRQENNELRKKMEEDHHIRNQDLEQLRQENQKLKELVTGGAAASTTAPPDTEAPEAKEEPVKEESAAVRPKMEATTPQKSGKAAEKTPTKPCDVEVYEKKIKLLEKQRKDVLEVNKQWDIQWNSMKSQFEQKITDLRQRLAESQKTVLELEAEREQRQRDYDKKLLLAKSKIENVQGEKECLNSETTELKQKVRYLQDQLLPLSKQREYQEKEIQRLNRALEEALNLHTPSSSQKPPGQGNFADAANNLKKQELLTQIAVLKEQVKIFEEDFRKERSDRERMNEEKEDLRRQVERLQGQITNLTNQLHQAQNECQRERTERCKLERLQMQHHKQGQQQERRTSDPTSGSVNGPLSPPYCGPFVQVGPQGLEGWPVHFPPRMPNAAGATAAATAAAPPPVRDFQPVTPGFPWQSSFPQPRGARAVGESSRPPPENADQSAAAAAAAAAAASAAAATATGFGKRERQNIDPGKH from the exons ATGGAAGGGAAAGGCCCGTACCGCATCTATGATCCAGGCGGGAGTGAGGTTAAGGCCAGGGAGGAGGCCGGAGGGGGCAGCAGCTATCGACAGCTACTGGAGGAGAACAGCATGCTGAGGGAGAGGATGAAGGGACTTAAGAGTCTAG GTGATTTGCTGGAAGAGTCTCAATCAGAGGCATCAAGGCTCCGGCAGCGAGTGGAGGAACTTGTGAGAGACAACGAGGCCCTGAAGTCCTCCAGCTTTGCTGCCAGTCTTTGTATGGGAGGACCCATTCAGACTGAGACGCAAA AGCAAAGGGAGGAGCAAGCAAGCTGTTTAGGGAAGGCCCTACAACCAGAGAAGCCTAAT GAGGTTTCGGCGGAATTTGAGGTTTTGAATGTAGATGGAAAGACTTCAGAAGCCTTGACT GCTGGGTTGGTGGCAGGAGTAATCCCCGTCCTGCCTCAGGAGAACATAGAGCTAGCCAGCCAGCTTAAGAGACTAGAGAGCTCCTTCAGCATATTCGCCGAGGAGTCCAACCCGAACCAGCTCCTAGCTCACCTCGGTCGCATGGCTGTGGAGTTTCACCATCTTTCCTCTAAGGTCCAGAAGAATGAACAGAGGACTTCCCTCCTACAG ACTCTATGTGAGCAGCTCAGACAGGAGAACAATGAGCTTCGAAAGAAAATGGAAGAGGATCATCACATCAGGAATCAAGACTTGGAACAGCTGAG ACAGGAGAATCAGAAACTTAAGGAGCTGGTCACAGGAGGAGCGGCGGCATCAACCACAGCGCCACCTGACACCGAAGCTCCTGAGGCCAAAGAGGAGCCTGTGAAGGAAGAATCGGCCGCTGTAAGACCCAAGATGGAGGCCACCACACCGCAGAAG AGTGgaaaagctgcagagaaaacCCCAACTAAGCCTTGTGATGTCGAGGTGTATGAAAAGAAGATCAAGCTTTTGGAGAAGCAGAGAAAGGAT GTACTGGAGGTGAACAAGCAGTGGGACATTCAGTGGAACTCCATGAAGTCACAGTTTGAACAGAAG ATCACTGACCTCAGACAACGGCTGGCTGAGTCCCAGAAAACTGTGCTCGAGCTGGAGGCAGAGCGAGAGCAAAGGCAGCGCGACTACGACaagaagctgctgctggccaagTCCAAGATTGAAAATGTGCAG GGGGAGAAAGAATGCCTCAACTCTGAGACCACTGAGCTTAAGCAGAAGGTTCGCTACCTGCAGGATCAGCTGCTGCCGCTCAGCAAACAGAGGGAGTACCAGGAGAAGGAGATCCAACGCCTCAACAGG GCTTTAGAGGAAGCCTTAAACCTGCACACCCCTTCATCCTCCCAAAAACCACCTGGTCAGGGTAACTTTGCCGATGCAGCCAATAACCTGAAGAAACAGGAACTGCTCACTCAAATTGCTGTACTAAAGGAACAG GTGAAGATCTTTGAAGAAGACTTCAGGAAAGAGAGAAGTGACAGGGAGCGAATGAATGAGGAAAAAGAGGACTTAAGGCGGCAAGTTGAGAGACTCCAGGGTCAGATCACTAATTTGACCAATCAG CTTCACCAGGCACAGAACGAGTGTCAGAGAGAACGTACGGAGAGATGTAAGCTGGAGAGACTGCAGATGCAGCATCACAAACAG GGGCAGCAGCAGGAAAGACGTACCTCAGACCCCACGTCAGGCTCAGTGAATGGCCCGCTGAGCCCTCCCTACTGTGGTCCCTTTGTGCAGGTGGGACCGCAGGGCCTTGAAGGCTGGCCAGTACACTTCCCTCCCCGGATGCCCAATGCAGCAGGCGCCACTGCCGCAGCCACAGCCGCAGCACCGCCCCCTGTACGAGACTTCCAGCCTGTTACCCCG GGTTTTCCTTGGCAATCGTCATTCCCACAGCCCAGAGGGGCGAGAGCAGTAGGAGAAAGTTCAAGACCACCACCAGAAAATGCAG ATCAGTCCGCAgcggcggcggcagcagcagcagcagcagcatcagcagcagcagcgacagCAACGGGATTTGGAAAAAGGGAGCGACAGAACATTGACCCTGGAAAGCACTAA
- the tnip1 gene encoding TNFAIP3-interacting protein 1 isoform X2 translates to MEGKGPYRIYDPGGSEVKAREEAGGGSSYRQLLEENSMLRERMKGLKSLGDLLEESQSEASRLRQRVEELVRDNEALKSSSFAASLCMGGPIQTETQKQREEQASCLGKALQPEKPNEVSAEFEVLNVDGKTSEALTAGLVAGVIPVLPQENIELASQLKRLESSFSIFAEESNPNQLLAHLGRMAVEFHHLSSKVQKNEQRTSLLQTLCEQLRQENNELRKKMEEDHHIRNQDLEQLRQENQKLKELVTGGAAASTTAPPDTEAPEAKEEPVKEESAAVRPKMEATTPQKSGKAAEKTPTKPCDVEVYEKKIKLLEKQRKDVLEVNKQWDIQWNSMKSQFEQKITDLRQRLAESQKTVLELEAEREQRQRDYDKKLLLAKSKIENVQGEKECLNSETTELKQKVRYLQDQLLPLSKQREYQEKEIQRLNRALEEALNLHTPSSSQKPPGQGNFADAANNLKKQELLTQIAVLKEQVKIFEEDFRKERSDRERMNEEKEDLRRQVERLQGQITNLTNQLHQAQNECQRERTERCKLERLQMQHHKQVGPQGLEGWPVHFPPRMPNAAGATAAATAAAPPPVRDFQPVTPGFPWQSSFPQPRGARAVGESSRPPPENADQSAAAAAAAAAAASAAAATATGFGKRERQNIDPGKH, encoded by the exons ATGGAAGGGAAAGGCCCGTACCGCATCTATGATCCAGGCGGGAGTGAGGTTAAGGCCAGGGAGGAGGCCGGAGGGGGCAGCAGCTATCGACAGCTACTGGAGGAGAACAGCATGCTGAGGGAGAGGATGAAGGGACTTAAGAGTCTAG GTGATTTGCTGGAAGAGTCTCAATCAGAGGCATCAAGGCTCCGGCAGCGAGTGGAGGAACTTGTGAGAGACAACGAGGCCCTGAAGTCCTCCAGCTTTGCTGCCAGTCTTTGTATGGGAGGACCCATTCAGACTGAGACGCAAA AGCAAAGGGAGGAGCAAGCAAGCTGTTTAGGGAAGGCCCTACAACCAGAGAAGCCTAAT GAGGTTTCGGCGGAATTTGAGGTTTTGAATGTAGATGGAAAGACTTCAGAAGCCTTGACT GCTGGGTTGGTGGCAGGAGTAATCCCCGTCCTGCCTCAGGAGAACATAGAGCTAGCCAGCCAGCTTAAGAGACTAGAGAGCTCCTTCAGCATATTCGCCGAGGAGTCCAACCCGAACCAGCTCCTAGCTCACCTCGGTCGCATGGCTGTGGAGTTTCACCATCTTTCCTCTAAGGTCCAGAAGAATGAACAGAGGACTTCCCTCCTACAG ACTCTATGTGAGCAGCTCAGACAGGAGAACAATGAGCTTCGAAAGAAAATGGAAGAGGATCATCACATCAGGAATCAAGACTTGGAACAGCTGAG ACAGGAGAATCAGAAACTTAAGGAGCTGGTCACAGGAGGAGCGGCGGCATCAACCACAGCGCCACCTGACACCGAAGCTCCTGAGGCCAAAGAGGAGCCTGTGAAGGAAGAATCGGCCGCTGTAAGACCCAAGATGGAGGCCACCACACCGCAGAAG AGTGgaaaagctgcagagaaaacCCCAACTAAGCCTTGTGATGTCGAGGTGTATGAAAAGAAGATCAAGCTTTTGGAGAAGCAGAGAAAGGAT GTACTGGAGGTGAACAAGCAGTGGGACATTCAGTGGAACTCCATGAAGTCACAGTTTGAACAGAAG ATCACTGACCTCAGACAACGGCTGGCTGAGTCCCAGAAAACTGTGCTCGAGCTGGAGGCAGAGCGAGAGCAAAGGCAGCGCGACTACGACaagaagctgctgctggccaagTCCAAGATTGAAAATGTGCAG GGGGAGAAAGAATGCCTCAACTCTGAGACCACTGAGCTTAAGCAGAAGGTTCGCTACCTGCAGGATCAGCTGCTGCCGCTCAGCAAACAGAGGGAGTACCAGGAGAAGGAGATCCAACGCCTCAACAGG GCTTTAGAGGAAGCCTTAAACCTGCACACCCCTTCATCCTCCCAAAAACCACCTGGTCAGGGTAACTTTGCCGATGCAGCCAATAACCTGAAGAAACAGGAACTGCTCACTCAAATTGCTGTACTAAAGGAACAG GTGAAGATCTTTGAAGAAGACTTCAGGAAAGAGAGAAGTGACAGGGAGCGAATGAATGAGGAAAAAGAGGACTTAAGGCGGCAAGTTGAGAGACTCCAGGGTCAGATCACTAATTTGACCAATCAG CTTCACCAGGCACAGAACGAGTGTCAGAGAGAACGTACGGAGAGATGTAAGCTGGAGAGACTGCAGATGCAGCATCACAAACAG GTGGGACCGCAGGGCCTTGAAGGCTGGCCAGTACACTTCCCTCCCCGGATGCCCAATGCAGCAGGCGCCACTGCCGCAGCCACAGCCGCAGCACCGCCCCCTGTACGAGACTTCCAGCCTGTTACCCCG GGTTTTCCTTGGCAATCGTCATTCCCACAGCCCAGAGGGGCGAGAGCAGTAGGAGAAAGTTCAAGACCACCACCAGAAAATGCAG ATCAGTCCGCAgcggcggcggcagcagcagcagcagcagcatcagcagcagcagcgacagCAACGGGATTTGGAAAAAGGGAGCGACAGAACATTGACCCTGGAAAGCACTAA